Genomic window (Nymphaea colorata isolate Beijing-Zhang1983 chromosome 1, ASM883128v2, whole genome shotgun sequence):
TAAATGTGTGGACCCAACATGACTGCTGTAAATTACTCAAAACTAGCTTCAAACACATCTACCCTAGCACATTTAGCTTCAAGTTTATGCACCAAGAAACTTGAGCTTTCAATTGATTCATCTCGTGAACTTGAGGTTTGAGTTCATGCACCTTATCACCATCTCACTAAGCTTTTCGTCTATATCAGatatctcatttttcatttatgcATTTTCTTAAAGAAGTGCAGTCTTGCTTGGACCGACAATCATTGTACTGTGAAGCCTTCACACCTATGCGCATTATCCATACTCATCCATGATCAAATTCCTAAGTTTTAATAAAGGTATAGGGTTTTATCAAACCTATGAGTTCCAGCATGGAACGAGGCAGGTTGATCGACTAGGATATTCAAAGGCTGTAGAAGAAAGGCAGATTCAAAGTCCCACAAAGTACTATTTAATGTTTTCATCCTGGACTTGATCAACTCACCCTAAAGCACTGGGAGGCCGTGGATGATCTCCTAACCAAAATCAAAGTAAAGCATGGTACCTTACCCTAGTCTCAAATGATGAACTTTGTAATAGCTAGGGAAGCAGTGGTGTAATATTAAGAGATTGTGTGACATGAAGACACTGATAACAATATGGGAGAAGTACCACAAAATCTCTGCATAATCACAAAGATATGGAAAGCAATGAAAACTAAATACTCTATTATTAGAGTAAGACCTATTGACTCAAACTTGCAAAGTGAAGCAATGAGAAAGGCTTAAAAGGAATGAGCAAAATGTAGCCTAATGTCATCATCAAAGCCCTCACTTAACCGTTAGAGCTTGTTTGATAAGCAAAGCCCACAAAGTGTTCCCAACAAAAGCCTATTGTCCATAAGAAACGATGggtgtaaaaaaacaaagaaaactcaACTTGAGAAAAACCCAATCAAGCAAGAAAGAAGGCCATTGACTTTCATGGTTTATTCTCAAGtaagagtcaagctcaagtttgaGAAGGGCAGTTTGTAACGGATACTCCACTTTCTGTGTTGGAGCTCACTTCTAAAGTAAAGTGCAATAATGCTTTCTCATGAGAGGTTTGTTAAATGACTTGTTTATGACAGCTGCTTCCTCTATTGATTCTACATGTGAGACTTTGCATACAAAAGACAGTACTGAATTCCTGAGGAAGAAAGATAACTTCTCTCCTCCTTGCTTTCATGCACACTAGACTAACATGTTGAAAGTGATGTCATTGTTTTGATTCCCATTCACTAACATTGACAGAAGAATGGAAAGGGACTAGCCTTATAGGGGACTTCCCTGAAAATATATAAACTCATATCGGAGCATGAAAATCCTATCGAGGCTAAGATCGCTTGAAATCATACCACATTCTCAATAGGACTGTTAAAATGACAATCTGAGGCTTCCTTCTTCTCACATTCATGTCAATATCAATCACCATTCCCCTTTTTGGGGAAAACTAGCAAATAGCATTTTCCTATAAATGGCATGTCAAAAATGAGAATGCACAATGGAGGCTCATAGAAAGATTCCCAAGTAACAATTGTTCTCCTCCAGATATGAGTGGAACCCATTTAATAGTAGCTTTTAATCTGCCCCAATATCAATACATGGAGGTAATGTAGATTGAGTGAACAAACATAGATGTGGGCTCAACCGAGATAGACTAATAGCTAGTACCTAGCTCATTGAGTAACACAGGAGCACCAAAGATCATTCAACTGGTCCTTCCTGCTCCTGCAGCATAAAGCAATACTTCATTGTAGTTAATTCAAGAAATACATAATTCGACACACCTTTCACCACATATGGTGCAAGTATCCATGATTGACTTTAATGGAATTTTTTTGATGCACAATAAGGGAATTCAAAGGATGGAAATTGGAAGCAAGAagttaatttttcttcaattcaaTGTTGAAGGTTTGTATAGGCTTACTATTGATGATTGCTCACCATGCACTCCATTGACATCTATCGGCAAGGAAGGACTTAGAAGAAATGATAAAAGGACTCTACATTAGCTTCAATATGCCCCAAGAAGATAACTAAGGTATTGGGGTCAAAGTGGAGGAATATATGCTACATCTCTGCACCATATGTTACTTTAATAACCATGGTAAAAAACTGCCAAGGGGAAGATCTTTTTTGAAGTATTCCATAATCATTCAATTCAGGAGATCCTCTTCTACATGGTAGATATCTCACCCTTATAAAATCTGATACCTAGTTGGTTGTGGATTCATGGTGAAAACATTATGTTGTCCACCCTACATCAATCTATAAAATGGAGCTAAGGAGTCAATCTATAAAATGGAGCTGAAGGGATGTTATCACCATTGTGCTCACAGAAGACATAGAAGAGTGGTTGCCATAGCTTGCATGCATAGTGAAGGTTTCCAGCATTGGCAGGAAGAATAGATCACCTTGGGTGAGAGTTTGAAGATCTTAAAGCTCCAGGAGTCCATGAAACATGTAAAGTTAGTAGTTTAATGGCAAAATCCAACAGTTTTCAAACTTGGAGGGTTGATTGATGACCAAGATATCAAGAATCATCCTCTATGTGAAATTTCATTAAAGTCAAGAATGATTTCCACCTAGTATGCAAGCATGAGTGTCAATCGTTTAGAGaatttgacaagaaaaagatgaatatgcggatagggctgcacaacgagccgagctaactcgagctcaactcgaactcgctcaaaaaaactcggctcgtgctcgactcgtttataaatgagccaagttcgagtgtacaaagatactcaaaatgataaatgggatgagtttgagtttcaggaattcgactcgtttatacgAGACTCAACTCGCAAAcaggtactctatataatattgtcaaaactgGTTCaccggttttaacttttagggtaaaaacaaattttcacaagttacacgagttaaacgcttacacgagttaaatgagttaatgcttacacgagttaacgttaaacgagttaatgcctaaatgagttaaatgaattaaatgagtcgagttctagcttgattttgtgtagtcgagtcgagctcgagcttgctataaggagcttgacttgagttcgagccgagctcaagttgGCCAAGCTCAGGCTCTActtggctcgtgtgcagccctatatGTGGAGCTAGTGATTCTACCAAGGCATGCCTTTATTGGTGAAATGCCAATATAACCTAGTTCACTTATTATAGAATGCTAACATGTTACTTTACCATGTGATATCAACATACAATACATGTGAGGGGATGCTAGAGGGGGCTATGATTACATGTGAATATTAAATTGATATTGAAACTTATGAAAAAGTTTTGATTGAGAAGTCTTCTTATAAGGGAACTTTCATATACTATACTCTACTTCAAAGAATAAGAATTGTAGCATTCATAGTGCACATTATACTCATTACCTGCATTCCTTCTACCAAAATAGCATTATCAATGCCAACACTTGTATCATTTGACGACCGGAAATAGTATGTCCCTCACATTCatctagggctgcacatgaacagagttgagttcgagttgggccagctcgagttcgacttgactcagaaaactcgagctcaaactcgactcgaacttgagtcgagcttgatAGAACAAGTTGATCAAACTCAACTCAATGATGCAATGCtaagtttgagctcgactcaattaactCGCTTTTATTAAgcatgtcttgtttcttttaactaatttagttgctactcatttaactattttttttcattatcattcCACATTCATTATATAGTCGAGCTGAGTCGtgtttaaatgagttgagttcttaTAACCAAAACTCGtctcatttaacattttgagcatacatttgaactcgagctcgactcatctATAAACAAACTATGCTTGAGTCGAGTTTTGATGAGAGTTTGATTTGAGCTCGGTTGGTTCGACTCATTGCGCAGCGCTACATTCATCATTCTCATTGCTTGCAATATCAACACTTTTGGGTGTGTCATTCTCGCATTTGCATTAAATATTTTCGActgcaaaattttcatgtaaagtGAACCTTGTGATTGTGTCATTCATGCAATTGCTCTGCTTATGTACTCACTGTCCATTGGTTCAAATTTAGATTCTTCAGAACTAATAGATGCTCATGATAACATCGTTACCAAGCAATCTAATGTACATAAATTCAACGAATCAACTATGGCTCTATTTAACAAGCAACAAAGCACAATTTGAGAAACATTTATAGCCAAAAACAGATACGCAATTTAGTCATGGATGAATGCATTCACTATATTATTAAGTGAAAACTGATATTTGATTTAGTTCTATGTTGTGAATGTTTCATTAGTTTTTGGTGAAAAACAATGTGCAATTTGGTTCCAAGATGTGCGATTTGTTCCAAGATGTATGATTTGATTGCAAATGTGCGATTTAAGAAGTGATCAACTTGCATGTCCAACCAGTTGCCGACCAAGATTAATGCAAAAATAATTGGACGGGTTCCAAACTGTTGCTATAGCATTTTCTTGTCATGTCTATAATCAAGCGAACTTGTTCCCAGGTGAAAATGTTCATATAATTTCTTCGAGTACCAAACCTTCAAAATGAAGTTCCAGAGTCTGCAATAACAGCGTGCCATTGTAAATATAATGCACACGATTTGAAGAAAAGGCTAAAAGCCCAACAACTTTGTAGGTGACTCTTATTGTTTAGtttctttattcatttcttcaatataactTCCTTTAATActattgttttcttcttcatgattTATTGTCATTGTGCTTGACGAATATGGAGATGAGTAGATGTTTATCAATGCAGGTCGAAGCCGACCGTTTGCCAAACGTAGTTGGCAGATTTTTCATCAAGGTAGAAAGGTAGATTGTTAAATTGGTTGAAGTGAACCCCTCCTCTATGTGGAAGGGAAATGCCTGCAAAGGTCGGAGAGAGGCTGGTAGACCATCAGTTACAATTTTTTGTGTTGCAAAATGCAAGCTCAACCATAGTGGAagtccaagatttttttttttaaatctacaCACAAAATGGGAAGAGAAGATAGATTTTATGGGCCCCATAGTCGACGCCGCGAACGATTTAATCAAACGCGGGACACAACTTGGCCGGAGGGAATGACTTTTCGTTTTCGCTAGCACAGCGGTTGAGATTGAGGTCGATGCTCGGGGCGCCTTTCCACTCGCAGAGGTCGGAccgttgtcttcttcttccgaGCTTTTCCTTCCTCTGTTATCGCCCCCGGAATCGAAGGCCTTCGTCCATGGCGTCGAAAATAGTAGCAGAGTACGCCAAGTCGGCGCGTTCGTCGTGTAAGAAATGCGGCGTCTCTATATCGAAGGATGAGTTGAGGTTAGGGGTCGTTTCGAGAGATACCAGAGGATTCGATGTCACGAAATGGCACCATTTCCAGTGCTTCCCGTCCGGACTGACAACCACGGCGGAGAAGATCGGGGGATTCGTGTCTCTTAAGGTTCGGGACGGTTCTACTTGGATTAGTATCTTTAGACGTTGATGATGGCTGATGGTCCCTTTGTTTTTTCTActgtatcttttatttttttgtgtgcaGAAACTCGATCAGGAGGCCCTGGTAAAATCGTTTGCTGGTGGTACGGAAACGGAAGTGACTGTAAGTGTTGCCAAATTGTTTAGGTTCTTTCAACTTTTCCCGGTGAGAAACGAGTGTTTAAGGTGGAGGTCATGGATGCATGACAGTGTTTGTTCCTTAGTTGTATCCTGAAGACGGTTGGATGGATTTCTTATTCAAATCCCACGTTTACGATTTGAAGTGTTCGGCTGGAACTTGATTTTTATGGAGTTTCAAATTTAAAGTCAAAATAAATATCCAAATGAGGACATGAATCTCTACTCTCTGGGTGTAGAATGTGCCACTACGGTGTGCAAGTTCCGGTACTCGAATTTGGGATTTTGTGGTTAttgcttttccttcttttcctcaatCACATGTTTTCCGTTGTATCATATGTTCCTGTAAAAGTTCAGTTGGTATCTCCTAGGCTTGGTCACgtttttcttgtgatttttagaatgcattttttttttctaaatattgaCGTTATATGCATGATCCGATTGTGATCATAGTATGTTACGCCGACATATATTTTCATCAGTATAGGAAATTTTACTATTATGTAGGAATTGTATAGTTTGCAGCAACGCCTATAAtaaccttttgggattttgaagtTATCAGCTTTTTGATGCCGCTGAAATACCTCCTTGCTTTCCATCTCAGAGTATTCACATTGCCGAGAAAAGCAATAATTTTTATTCTGGAGTTGACTGTCAAGAGCAGGGGAATTCAAAGAAACTGAAGGTGGATATTTGTTTAACTCGGTGCTTCTTGTGGTTTTCTCCTCTTTAATGGTTACTCCATAGTTAATTTTCCTACTATATCCTCAAACAACCTCCATCTTGCATGCAAAGTTTGTCTCATGGCTGGTTGCTATTCGCTAATTATATTAATTGATTACAATATTTATATCAGTgtcatataaaacatgttttatttaaaaaaacattaaaaaaatgttaaaaacaggTCAGTCGAAAAAGCgggaaaaacaatttttttaaaaaaatgccacaaTGAAAAAAGAGCAAAGAACCATGCttttttaaagtttcttttcgcgttttgttcacttttttttttcaaatttttgcatttttgtggttttttcacaatttttacatttttttagttaccagattttttttctcatttttcacatGTTATTTAGGATCTTTACTTTTCTAACCTTCTTAAATTTGCCAAGTTTGTCCAGAGGAAAACAACTGTGCTACATtgtacctgagaaaaaccttgctgtttaatatctgaaaatgatatttgtgacaatatttatatttattctTTTTGCAATTTTAATTCTCCCATGGTGAAGAAGCAACTAATTCTGGTATTGGTCCACAAGCAGTAAGAATTCTGCTTACGAATGTAAGTTCTACAAATCGGTCTTCTGATCACATTCATATGTGGTACttattgctttttttcttttttcaatgtcAATTTTTATTCTAAAATAATGACTGAGTAGCTAACGTGAGACTGTTGAAATTGCAAATGCAAATGAGTCCATCTTTTCTGGAAGAAAGTAAAACTGCACTGCTATCCCTTGTTCCCCTTCTTGTCAATTGTTATATCTAGTGCAGTTGGGATGCTAGGTTTACCATATTTTACTGTGTTCCATGGATTAGCTTGTTCTTCTCTAGGTTTACTCGCTCCCTCTTACTTGAGGCAAATCAAAGCATGAGATTTTGCAAGAGATGTATACAACGGGGAAACATATCGAAAATTAAGGTATTAAAAAACAATGACTTTCTGCCAATAATTTGTTCCCTTGgttggaagagaaatttgtAAACAGTTCTTTTCTCTATTGTCCATCCTTTGCCTCCaagtatttcttttttggttggAAGAGAATTCTGCAACAGTTGAAATCAATAACTTTtgccttttcttctctcttccaTTATCCTTGGCGCTTCATTGGTTAAACTTTTGAGCTCTCCCAAGTCCCATGCCCAACCAGAATATGCACAAACTTGCAGCAAGGGatgctttggtttgttttgaACTTTGTCCTGTCCAATTTGTGTCAACCACAAATTCAACCTGCTAAGTGTGCAATCATGTCTTTTGCTGTTCATGAAAAATCTCCCTTTTCGTTTGTTTAGTTTTTCAAATGTTCATCAATGAGTGCACCATTcaatcaaagattcaaaatgaAGCTCTTCAAGCCACTAAATCGGCGTGGTAAGAATCAGTTAGTACTTAGTACATGCCCTAGAACTGCTAAATTAGGTGATTTGTATGCATATAAGTGATGTTTCATTCATTAAAAGTTTAGCTAGAGTTTTATGGTATACATATTGGTTATTTCAGGTTCAGTTACTcgaatctttttctttttccctttttttttcgcaaaaccaagaaaacaaGTTTGTATTTGTTTATGAGGTTATGTATGATGCTACACTGGAATACAAAAAGACAAGTATGAAACTTGCATTTATCTTGGAAGCGATAATCTGTATTAGAAGTCATTAATCTGGGTCTGTATCAAATGAGATCAGATCAGTCATATATACTGTGTGTCAATCCACAGGTGTAATTTGCAAGCTGTAATTTTGTTTACAACCTAAGGGCCTTCATATTAAGCTGCTCTGGTATGATGTTAGATTTTCTGTTGTTTACACCAGATTCATCTAGTGCAagggagaggaaggaagaagaaagaaataagcataaaacctaagtcacatggatatgAGGATAAGGCCTCCGTAACACAATGATGTGGGTAGTGGGACAAATTACGTACTCATATTACGAAAACAAGCTTAAACATTTAAAGCATGCAAACCattcaacaaatatatatatattttttaaatgcaaTATTAAACataagttttgtttttaaaagtaTACATACTTTCCCATATCCTCGTAcccatattttccaaaattgcCATGCCCATACTCGCATCGCTGTACCTTAACTTATACTTGCAACAACattaagctctctctctctctcattatatatatatatatatatatagtgacaaTATGAGCGACAATGATGCCCTTACGTTATAAGAAAAACGACAACTTGCAATCAAAGTTATGGCTCCTTGCtttatacataatatatatgaaGATCCAATTGGATCCAGATCCGGACCAATGACTTCTAATAATCTGCTCCTGTGAAATTCAATGGAGCAATCATGTTCTTTTACTTTGGCTCCTTGCTTTATAACTTATAATGTTCTGTACCACCAGATAACTCTTTCCCTTAAGTCAGTGGAATTTGATTATGGTTATGATTGCCAGATATCTAGCTTCAGCAAAGAAACAGAGGTGCAGATGGTAGTGTCTGCTTCTGATATCAAGGATAAGTACAAGGTTTCGTGTCCTTTTTATTCCAGATGCTGTGCATGTTCAGTTTATATTTTTGTGATATGTACATTTCTTGTGGAATTCAGGAATCTAATCTTTTACCCAAATGGAAGGCATTTCAGACCGTCATTTTTCTTGCAGATGTGAGTGTCTATCATCTTCAGTTCTTATTTAGGAATCTGATTGCCATCAAAGGGATGATATTGACACAAGAAGCATCTCTGTGTAtgcagtttaattttttttgagaattATGGGTCTTCTCTACTATTGTCTGAGCCACTGGTCTGCAATTAACAACCACCATGAATGCTCCTCTGTTTCTCCAGTGATTTACATTTGGATTTAGTATTGGTGGCCATCTGAGTCCAAATATGGTGCTGTTTGGAACTATTTTGCATGTTTCCTGAATAGCAAAACAAGTGTGAATCAGAGTGCAAACAATTGCATGGAAATTTAAATGGCCAGTTTTCAAACAATAATCTCAGACTTCACAGTCAATCACACCACAGAGAGCCATCAGTCTTAAAAAACTACTAAAAAACAGTTAAAACCACTGCCACAAATATCGCatgttatttgaaaaaaaacacgataaatacGTTAAATATAACTAAGCCGTATAAAACGTCAATAAAACgagtctttttgaaaaagacaccataaaataaaaaacacattttttgctcttttttactggatgtttggttttttttttaagtgttcaGCCAAACCATGAGTTGCTATCttttaaatctattaaataAGAGAGGGAGGTGTAACCTgaaaattaaacataataaaGAAGAGTGCGGAAAGGTGCATGTAGTAATGAAGATTAATTATGTAATAAAGAGGAGAGATTGATGGTTTACAGAAAATTGgatgcaataaagaagagagggagagaaagccCAGCTGCTCCTACTAAACCCTAACCGGTAGCTTAACTCCTtcactatgtcacatgggtacggatATGGGTGCTGAGCACTTAAGCTTTAGGTATGGAGACATGGTTGGTATGTAAAcatttccaaaaaaaagaaaaaacatgaaaagtacatgatatttgaaaaaatgttaaaaaaaataatttatcacTATTTTAACGTGATTTTCCCGATTTTTTCGACTTTAGTTTCATGTTAACAGACAAACATAAAGTCATAAACAAAATCTGATAAAAGCAAGCCATGAACAGACTTAAAGAGTAAGATTGTAAGTGCCAAATCAGATCATATTCATATGATAAAAACACTAGCAGACTTCAAGATTACATATTCAGCTgatcaaaaaaaagaaaaaaaatgtaatctGGACCTTATTTGTACTGAATACTGATGCAGTTGCACACAGGTTACATGATCATATCCATGTGCGCAGATATCAGacttatacacacacacatgaataCAAAACACATGGTTTTTACAGTCCTCTTCAGACAAAATATAGACTAAAAGATTAGTGAAACTACGGAACTATGAAAGAAACTGAGAAAGAGCTATGTAACATGGACATTTTTAGAAGTTAGTGGTATCTGTGTCAACGCATCAAGACATTGGTGCTGGTACGGGACACCGCTTTGACATTACAGACTTAacttttgtgattttttgtatatttttttgtatctattatatgtttttgatctattttagtatttatttgttcaataatatatattttataaatgtaaacaaTCAATTTATGTGCTTTTTTTAGCTTGTCTGCTtaatcttaatatatatatatatatatatatatatatatatatatatatatatatttatatatatatatgcatggcCGTGTCCTCATACCCAAGTTTTTAATAGTACTCTGCACTTGTACCTATACCAGCACCTGTACTGGCACCCATATCCATAGCAATGTgtcatagagaaagagagacgaagacatagagaaagagggggggggagagagagaggcggagttatagagaaaaagagaggcaaaaaggaaaggagaaagggagagagagagagagagagagagagagagagagagagagagacatatcTATTGCTGGAGATCGGTAGCTTAGCTGGAGATGGTGGGTTTGAGGGTCAAGGGTTTGaagcttcagaaaaatgaggaagTGTTGAAGTATTGACCCTTTCTCTCGCCTTTATAGGGGaacaacagaaaacaaaaaagccCCAATTTTGGAACCAATTTAGACTTGGCCAATTTTGACTGAGACCAAGAAAGGATAGACACGGCCTCAGGTGCATTGACTACACATATCTCTGTCAGAGGTCCATGTCTAGACCTGCATCTGTACTGGTACCGGTGCCCATTTTGGGTCGTGTTGACATAGGTGCATTGCTCAGTTTGAAGTGTCCATGTTACAACATAGGTTATTACATGATTTTGTACCACATTATACTTCAACATTATATGTTTGTTCCATTACTTTTTTTTACCCTTACTGGGCTTTTCTCACTTgacctttttcttcctcttccacatATTCTTCATTAGGTGCTaagtttattttatgttttctctgTTTTGTGAAGTTGTAGCTATCTATTTTGCATAATCAGTAGGATCTAGAAGATGTTTATAAATAAAGCACAAGCTCTATTTCTCGTAATCTCACATCATGTGTTTATGTTTCTTCACTATTCATCAACTCCCTTAGAGATGCATATGAAGTAAAATATAGTGATCAAATAATTTGCTTATATCTTTAGATTATATATGGGTATTTTTTAATTGATGTTCAATGCTACTTTGGAAAACAATTTGACAATTGGACATTTAGATACTATGAAGGTCATCCAGGAGTAATGTACTCCTTTTGCTACCTATGATTAGCCTTTATATGTCTAATCTCTGGACACATTAATGAAGGATGATGGGCTTCGTGACTCAAATAAAATTGCAGCATTTGATTTTGATGGATGTCTAGCAAAAACATCAGTCAGAAGGTAAGCTTTTCTTCCTCTTAAAATTCAGTAGTATGCAAAAcctattttttctttgtcataGAAGCAATGAGCCATGGGCAGGAATACTTTTTCCCGATATCGCATACATTTGTAGATGAAGCTCTTTTATTCTGTGTGTAGAAATATGGATACCGAGGAAGAGAACAGAAACACACGGATTTCATTTAACATGTAAAACTCGTCAAAAACAGAGGGATTGAGCATGTTTGACCTGTATGCCCAACTTA
Coding sequences:
- the LOC116245523 gene encoding polynucleotide 3'-phosphatase ZDP isoform X2: MLGAPFHSQRSDRCLLLPSFSFLCYRPRNRRPSSMASKIVAEYAKSARSSCKKCGVSISKDELRLGVVSRDTRGFDVTKWHHFQCFPSGLTTTAEKIGGFVSLKKLDQEALVKSFAGGTETEVTSIHIAEKSNNFYSGVDCQEQGNSKKLKISSFSKETEVQMVVSASDIKDKYKESNLLPKWKAFQTVIFLADDDGLRDSNKIAAFDFDGCLAKTSVRRVGPDAWSLLYPSIPDKLQKLYNDGYKLVIFTNESNIERWKKERQKAIDSKIGRLNSFIKLVKVPIQVFIACGMQQKDDMFRKPKPGMWRLMEQKFNSGIEVDMEHSFYVGDAAGRVNDHSDADIGFAKAKLLQDENTMK
- the LOC116245523 gene encoding polynucleotide 3'-phosphatase ZDP isoform X1; this translates as MLGAPFHSQRSDRCLLLPSFSFLCYRPRNRRPSSMASKIVAEYAKSARSSCKKCGVSISKDELRLGVVSRDTRGFDVTKWHHFQCFPSGLTTTAEKIGGFVSLKKLDQEALVKSFAGGTETEVTSIHIAEKSNNFYSGVDCQEQGNSKKLKISSFSKETEVQMVVSASDIKDKYKESNLLPKWKAFQTVIFLADDDGLRDSNKIAAFDFDGCLAKTSVRRVGPDAWSLLYPSIPDKLQKLYNDGYKLVIFTNESNIERWKKERQKAIDSKIGRLNSFIKLVKVPIQVFIACGMQQKDDMFRKPKPGMWRLMEQKFNSGIEVDMEHSFYVGDAAGRVNDHSDADIGFAKAIGLKFFVPEDFFVQEGS